The Hypanus sabinus isolate sHypSab1 unplaced genomic scaffold, sHypSab1.hap1 scaffold_47, whole genome shotgun sequence genomic interval taattcaaaaaatctacaaaattgaaaccaaattttaaaagtatgtttaacaatagtgttaagagcttgtctacctattctggagaatgGAAACGGAAGAGGagccatttttatagcatttattcgaccgatcaatgacatcaacataggtgaccatttagaaagcgccttttgagtatattcaactaaagggaagGTGTAAAttcaagctggcttttaccactgattgatgtgggactacaaccagtggccgtggattaagggtgaaaggtgaaatgttaaggggaacatgaggggtaacttcttcacacagatggtcatctgggtttggaatgagcagccatCATGAGTGGTGCATGTGGGCTCCAtttaaacatttaagaggttcgtgtaggtacctggattgtaggggtgtgggagtggcagtttaaataattcagcacaaactagatggcccaaagggcctgtttctgtgttgtaattttctagacAAAACTGAAATGCAGGAATTTTTTTATATGGCATTAAAATTGTGGCACGTTAAGTTAATAGTACATAAGAGAAAATTCCAGTtgcacgtcaagaaagactatttgtgtgatattgtttcagttactgtggggccaggcacccatactGCTCAGCAGgagcagggaataataccaatggagagtcaaactgagccaggccacagattggagacggcagaaatgccccattcttatagagacaggaagaacaTCTTATAGagcattcttatagagacaggaagaacaTCTTATGGagcattcttatagagacaggaattgatggtcattccggATACCAGCTCGCTGCCCAGTCAGgagagtgtgataccagatcaatcCTTGGCAACTcatgtaatctcatctgaaatgttgtcctaaatccattgatggattttgtaaatctttttacaggttgaaaatgggaaggaatttgtctccaggaaacTCAAACACCGCACAACAGTTTTGTtatctctgtctagatatttaagaagtggagcaagggattcaatcagccatccttcctgctcagactgtggagagggattcaCTTGGCCATTTGACCAAATTGCAAGcctgtcattttacacaggagaaaggccgttgacctgctcagacagtgggaatggattcactcagtcatttcaactgaaggtacatcagcaagttcacactgggcaaggccattcatctgttctgtgtgtgagaaaggattctgccgggcatcccacctgtggacaaaccagtcagatcacactgggcagaggctggtcatctgctgaattttggggaagggattctctgggtcatctgacctaatggcacaccagtcagttcacactggagagtggccattcacctgctcagacagtgggaatggattcactcggttatctcaACTGACGATACATCAGcaggttcacactgggcaaggccattctgTGTGTGGGAAATGATTCTGttggtcatcccacctgtggacacatcAGTTAGATCACACTGGGCACAGgctgtcatctgctgaatttcgggGAGGGGATTCTCTCGGTTATCtgatctaatggctcaccagcgactTCACACCAGGgggcggccgttcacctgcatagtctgtgggaagggattcactcagtcatcccacctactgagccatcagcgagttcacactggggagaagccgttcacctgctcagtctgtgggaagggattcactgagtcatccaacctactgagtcatcagcgagttcacactggagagaggccattctcctgctcagtctgtgataggagattcactgtgtcatcCCACCTattggtacatcagcgagttcacaccggggagaagccgttcacctgctcagtctgtgagaagagattcacttggtcatcccaactactggcacaccagtttgttcacactggagagaatccgttcacctgctcagaatgtgggaagggattcacactgtcatcccgcTTACTGgtccatcagcgagttcacactggggagaagccattcacctgctctgtctgtgggaagagattcactgcatcatccaacctactggtacatcagcgagatcacactggggagaggccattcatctgctcagtctgtgggaggggattcactcagtcattcagactacagagtcatcagagagttcacactggggagaagccgttcacctgcttagtctgtgggaagagattcactgagtcatccagcctacagagacatcagcgatttcacactggggaaaagccgttcacctgctcagtctgtgggaagagattcactgagtcatccagcctacagagtcaccagcgagttcacactggggagaagccattcacctgctcagactgcgggaagagattcactgatttatccaacctacagagacatcagcgagttcacactgtggagaagccattcacctgctcagtctgcggGAAGGGGTTTACTGAGTCATcctacctacagagacatcagcgagttcacactggggagaagccattcaactgctcagtctgtgggaagagattcactgagtcatccagcctacagagtcaccagcgagttcacactggggagaagccattcacctgctcagactgcgggaagagattcactgatttatccaacctacagagacatcagcgagttcacactggggagaagccattcacctgctcagtctgcggGAAGGGGTTTACTGAGTCATcctacctacagagacatcagcgagttcacactggggagaagccattcaactgctcagtctgtgggaagagattcactgagtcatccaacctacagagacaccagcgagttcacactggggagaagctgttcatctgctcagtctgtgggaagagattcactgagtcatttaacctacagagacatcagcgaattcacactggggagaagccgttcacctgctcagtctgtgggaaaggtttcactcagtcatcccaactactggcacaccagtcagatcacaacagggagtggccgttgttatgaattcctaggtttcgtttgctgtggactgtcattttaagagagaaagTGTGAGGTTAAGAAGtcaaatcagtctgacttgcagcttgtttagttttaattgAGGACACGGACGCTCAGAGTCAGATTGAGacagaggaaaaatggaaggattgaaACCAGGGAGCTGGTGGCCAAGGGTCATTTTTCAGAAATTTCCTATGCCcgcaagggtgggttaattatcaattcaccgtacatcgaatgtgtggttgtcaccgcGTTTGATCCATAGGTTTGGATCGGATTTGGcgtatcctgtggagaccacttatgtggTACCCTTTCCTGGGTGTGACGACGATATCACTGTGACAATTCgctttcggtgataattcgtatgtggatttggaacgacgGATAAATTCTACAGCGACTGATCTCTCAttttaccaccgtggaacctgtggaattcgacagaattgccttctctcgacatttaccctggattacaactATCGCTCTCATCACCTATCCTGTGGATGACCTGAACTATACCATTGCAAGACTCCAAGCATTGTTTCCCCCCAAGCTcagtagtttgggagttatatttacacacatttatacacataacactaaactttttttttcaaattgtttGTTACAATTTTATAAGTAGTTACGAATAAAGacaatggttttaacatcaaaactggactccaggtgtagtctattgctgctggtttgtgtctaaagcattatggttcataacaaaattggggcctgcgtctgggatatgaacaaatttgcaGGGCTTATTGATCAAATAATTATCAATCTGATTGGggaaaatcccttttgatttatttgtatgtggaaatcagcagcaatggatattTATATAATTCTGGAAGCGCCAACCCCTGAGGCATTAGGAAAAGCCAAAAAGAATGAATTGCTGACTATTACTAATGGGCTGAACCCTAACGAGGTAAGAATGTGTGAAAAAAAATAGGGGTTTTATTACCCAAAATGTTTATAAACTCAACAGAACTGTTCTACAGTCCAAACTTGAATCAGCTAAACAGAACAAAACTGGGTTACAACAACATAGCGAAATACTCCTCAGACCAAGAGACACCACTCAGCTCCTGGCTGTGGGCGTATATTGGATGCTGGCCATTCAATAGTAAGTTGCATGGGAGAGAAAGTATTCCTCTCCTTAAAAAGATATGGCATAAATGAAATAGCTCCAGagaacacccctctgtctgtagtAGAATGGCACAATCCAATTATCCAGCCCCATCTACTTAGGTTGGTGTAACTCAACAGCTCAGTCGTTTACCAGATTATCAGGAGGATGGGCGGCTACAGGACACTTTAATATGACCAGTTGATGGTGCGGCTGGGAATTGCAGACgccacggggggtgggggggtgtgggttATGACAGCCCCAGAAATTCAGAGGAAAATAGTTGAGCACTGTATATCTATGAAGGTGTATGATAAGGAGGTGTTACAGAGGTTTTCTGTGAGTAAAGAGGAGATCCAGTTATGACTGGAACAATTGAAGATTGATGTACTTAAATTAGAGGCTGAAGAGAACGAGAGAAAGAGGGGGTTTGATGCTCGAGAGGCATACAAACAGACAGAAGAAGCATAAAAAAAAGGTCTTGAAGCTGAGGAAGCAGAAATACAGAGGGATAAGGAGAAAGACAGAGGCAGTTTGTGATAGAGAGGTTAAGGCTCAAGAAAAAAGTTGCTGTCTCAAAGGAGTTGGTTGTACCGTTTATTGCCAGCCAGGcggttaaattggtccctccatttgatGAGACTGAGGTTGGTgaatccttccagcattttgataaAATGGCCGAAAGGAAGCTGGACTCTTTagttacaaaatataattaaGGGTAAGGCTCAACAAGCTCATTCTGCCCTATCAATTGAAAATGCTGCTaattatgacatagtgaaacaggctgtgctcaaagcttatgagttggtcccagaatcatacaggcaaaagtttagaaatttaaggaaatctGTGAATCAGACTTacatggaatttgcttatgatacgtttgtgtgttttgaccgctAGTGCACATATacaaatataaatgatgattttaacagcttgacgagttggttttaattgaaaaaTTCTAAAGATGCGTCTATGATGacataaagacatatttagatgaaaagaatGCTGCCATTTTACGGAAGACTGCTAGATCAGCAGAgtagtttgctttaactcataaggttaagtttaCTCCAAATAAGatcttccaaaagagtagcagggatcagcagggtaaactagtaattaaagctgggactagtgacaagagtaaggatgaagggaaacagttgaaggagaaatattctggtcttacttgttactattgtaagaaagctggtcatatgatggctatttgttccatcctgaagaagagaaaggaaaaggaggcagtcacAAATGCCTGTGTTCACAatgttgaagcacctataaacgcacggggttctgaacattctgttgaagctcagttaaggactgagaggtctgaccgagttaagaaggggctcaatcattttatgtcagatgtgtttgtattagtaaaggaagtTTCAACCCCGTTACCAGTGAAAATCCTTCgagatactggggcttctcagtcacttttaTTGGTcagcgttctaaagtttggtgaggAGACTGACACTTGTGAgctaaatcttattaaaggcattgggggtggcatggtttctgtgccattgcacaaggtaactttacagtcaaggttggtttcgggacctgttAAGATCGGAATATGTTCCAGTTTACCGGTGAAAgattgctgttagggaatgacctggcagataataaagttgttcctgcagtgctgttgacaactaacccaaccactgacgacccacagatggattttaacatttatccttcctgcgcaggaactcgaagtatggctaaaaagtctgccgacgcagacggttAAGTGCATGATAatatacccatgatagccaaaatcgggattcaggttatgatgatttgtcagggacttttctgccttcattgtttcaacaggattcaggtagtaagtatgatgagaaagatttatccctgtctaggaaggagtttatcgcagaacagaaccgagaccctgagtTTGAAGCTTTAgaagaaacagctctctcagatgatgagattaagaaagtgccagtagggtattatctcaaggatggagtgttaatgaggaagtggaggccacctgctataccagcgagtgaggaatgggcaattgttcatcaagttgtagttcctaaagtttatagggctgaatttttaattttggcccacagtatgcccttaggtcgacattttggagtgaataaaactaaaCAGGATTATGTAAAAATTTTACTGGCCTAAGttcaggaaagatgttgtgaccttttgcagaacctgtcacacttgtcaagttgttggtaaacctaatcaggtcatCCCAGTGGTCCCACCGTGGTCTATACCTGCATTCAgtgaacccttttctaaagttatCGTGGATTGAGTTTGCCCATTGCCAAagtctaaagctggccatcagtatttgcTAATTATTATGcgtactgcatccagattcccagaggcaatacctctcagaaatattaatgttaaaactgtggcgaaggctgttaccaagtttttttttactttatttggtttgcctaaagaaatccagtctgatcaaggaagtaattttacatctgtattattccagcaggtagtttatgaactgggGGCTAAACAAATTAAATTATCCGCGTACCATCCTGAATTACAATGGGCTCTAGAAAGATTTCatattctaccctcaaaacaatgattcagACATACTGTGTACCACACAATCTTTCTCACTCGCTCCGTGCCTTGTAAAGGCTTGATAAAGACATCATTgatgcacgcacgcacacgccaacaaaagacatactgtgttgaaaatggaaaagactaggatgaaggaatatatttgcttttgttcgcagtaagagagtcggtacaggaatcactgggctttagtccatttgaacttgtatttggtcatAGAGTGAGGGGACTTTTGACCTTGGTAAAgggacagtggattgatggggatgtacatgttaacttgttagactatgttttgaagttcaaaaataaactacaccacgCCTGTACTCTAGCAAGActaaacttaaagatttctcaaaacaaaattaagtgttggtttgataagcgggcttgcgaaagaaaataccagatgGGGAATAAGGTGCTTGCCTATTTCCAATGTTGACGAATCCACCTCAGGCGAAATTCAACAGActgtatgaaatagtctctcaaattaataatgtgaattatgttatcaaAACACCCGACTgatgtaaactaacacaggttgtacacataaatatgataaagccttattttgacaaacaGACACCATcggtgagtgttgttgtcaaaacaaatgaatctggtaaccctgagaatgaaacaattgactcgtctgagattttgacaagccaaacgtggtcccagttaggctaaagAACTCGCTTGttctagaaaacattgataacaagttggctcatctgcagccaaaggaacaacaacagctgaaggaattaattctgaagtttaaagatttatttcctgatgttcccaagcaaaccacggtcgcaggacatgatgtagatattggtcaagccaaaccgattaaacaacacctatatcgcatgaacgtagacAATGTAAATTGGGTGAG includes:
- the LOC132389093 gene encoding gastrula zinc finger protein XlCGF26.1-like, whose protein sequence is MAHQRLHTRGRPFTCIVCGKGFTQSSHLLSHQRVHTGEKPFTCSVCGKGFTESSNLLSHQRVHTGERPFSCSVCDRRFTVSSHLLVHQRVHTGEKPFTCSVCEKRFTWSSQLLAHQFVHTGENPFTCSECGKGFTLSSRLLVHQRVHTGEKPFTCSVCGKRFTASSNLLVHQRDHTGERPFICSVCGRGFTQSFRLQSHQRVHTGEKPFTCLVCGKRFTESSSLQRHQRFHTGEKPFTCSVCGKRFTESSSLQSHQRVHTGEKPFTCSDCGKRFTDLSNLQRHQRVHTVEKPFTCSVCGKGFTESSYLQRHQRVHTGEKPFNCSVCGKRFTESSSLQSHQRVHTGEKPFTCSDCGKRFTDLSNLQRHQRVHTGEKPFTCSVCGKGFTESSYLQRHQRVHTGEKPFNCSVCGKRFTESSNLQRHQRVHTGEKLFICSVCGKRFTESFNLQRHQRIHTGEKPFTCSVCGKGFTQSSQLLAHQSDHNREWPLL